The sequence below is a genomic window from Peptococcaceae bacterium.
CTGGGCGTTTTCGTCGTCCAGCCTGAGGCTGGTTTCGATCCACGCGCCCGCATGGGGCGCGACCATATATTTTGCATTGCTCCCCTGACGAAGAAGGGTTTCGATCCACGCGCCCGCATGGGGCGCGACAAGGATAGTCTCGATCTCCGCCGCGCTATCGTTGGTTTCGATCCACGCGCCCGCATGGGGCGCGACGGCGGTGAGCCCAATACCTTTAAGATTACCGCAAGTTTCGATCCACGCGCCCGCATGGGGCGCGACTATTTCTACGTGCGGCGCCCAGACAGGCACGTCGAGTTTCGATCCACGCGCCCGCATGGGGCGCGACCAAATTCCTGCGCTCTTTCCACTCTAGGCCAGCGGTTTCGATCCACGCGCCCGCATGGGGCGCGACTGACACACGAAATTGGGAGATGGAGGGATTACCATGTTTCGATCCACGCGCCCGCATGGGGCGCGACGGCGAATCCAAAAGAAGGGCATAGCGAGGTCCTGTTTCGATCCACGCGCCCGCATGGGGCGCGACCAATTGATTGCGGCGCTGGTATCGGATTTTCCATGTTTCGATCCACGCGCCCGCATGGGGCGCGACCCCAGATAAAGCTGCCTTCCGATTTGTCCAGATCAGTTTCGATCCACGCGCCCGCATGGGGCGCGACCGTTCGTCCGTATATTGAACATATGGGAGAGCGTGTTTCGATCCACGCGCCCGCATGGGGCGCGACTAAATTGACAGTGGAATATCGTCATGGAAAAAAAGTTTCGATCCACGCGCCCGCATGGGGCGCGACGACGAATCAGTTGTCAAGGTCTACAACCTTTAGTGTTTCGATCCACGCGCCCGCATGGGGCGCGACATCGTGAGCGAATTAAGTCTCCTGGTACAGTAGAAGTTTCGATCCACGCGCCCGCATGGGGCGCGACATCCCTTTAGGAAAAAACGAAAGGCAGAAAAAAAGTTTCGATCCACGCGCCCGCATGGGGCGCGACAGGTCTGGGCTTCAAAATGGCATTATGATGATTTGGTTTCGATCCACGCGCCCGCATGGGGCGCGACTATACTTAACTTGATTTATACTACACATAAGCAGAGTTTCGATCCACGCGCCCGCATGGGGCGCGACGAGCCAGGCGGGAGGTTAGAAGGTTAATAAACGCGTTTCGATCCACGCGCCCGCATGGGGCGCGACATCCCTCCATCTCCCAATTTCGTGTGTCAGCGCGGGTTTCGATCCACGCGCCCGCATGGGGCGCGACAATAAAGGCGAAAAAGATAGCCCTTCGTATCCGTGTTTCGATCCACGCGCCCGCATGGGGCGCGACCCGGAGGCAGAAATACAAAGGCGGCAGAAGATACTGGTTTCGATCCACGCGCCCGCATGGGGCGCGACCTGAAAACACATTTCCACGAACACCAATAGGAGTAGTGGTTTCGATCCACGCGCCCGCATGGGGCGCGACGCTAACAACTCAATTCTTGCCTTATCGACATCAGGTTTCGATCCACGCGCCCGCATGGGGCGCGACACCTAAAAAATATGAGATAAAACTGACCACTACTCGTTTCGATCCACGCGCCCGCATGGGGCGCGACCGGATGCTCAATAGCAATGAAACGAATATTTCCGTTTCGATCCACGCGCCCGCATGGGGCGCGACTGTATTGCCTTTTAAGCTAGGCATATCAATATTTTATTAACAGTTTCTCGCGAAACCATGTTTCTTTTCTAAAAAATTTCACTGTAGTTAATATAATCTTTCCTGTAATTAATACTGCTGTTGCATCGCGACTCAGTAATGAAAGACATGTATACTTTTGGTTCGCGAACCTAAACATTTAAAAAACCTTCAGGATCGTACGAAATCTTAGCTCCTATGTGTTCAACTCTTCTTTTCCAGTTTGCTCCTAAAAAATAGAACCTTAAACTATCTAATTCTTTATCAATTATGTTTTCTAGCTGGTTTTTTAATACAACAAATTGTGCCGGTTCAACAAGGCATTCAAAAACTGAATTCTGTACCCGCTGACCATAATTTTCACATTGTTTAGCCACATTCCTTAATCTTTTACGACCAGCAGCCGTTACAGTATTAACATCATAAGTAATAAGCACCATCATATAAATTCCTCCCTTATCTCCATCTGAAAGGAGGATACCCGTCTAAATCTCCTCTAAAATATCTTGCCAACAACATAGCTTGTACATGGGGAACGAGACCTAATGAAATTTTTTCATCCAAAAATGCATGGGTGATTTCATCCCGTTTCCTTATCTGGTATGCATTAAGTACTTCCTTTCTTGTGGCATCATCCATAACAACGGCCCCAGTTTCTCTTTTTATAAAACCCTTGCCTTTAACCTGACGGCGGTTTACAAGTGTCAATGCAAGTCTATCGGCAAGTATAGGTCTAAGTTCTTCCATCAGATCGAGTGCTAAACCTGGACGACCTGGTCTATCCCGGTGTAGAAATCCCACTGCAGGATCTAACCCAACTCCTTCCAAAGCAGAGGCAACATCATGAGTTAAAAGCGTATAAAGAAAAGAGAGGAGCGCATTCATATTGTCAAGAGGGGGTCTCCTGGTTCGTTCTTTAAAGTAAAACTCATCTTTTTGCCCGGTGATCAAATAATCAAATGCTTCAAAATATATTCTAGCGGCTTCTCCCTCTTTACCTCGCACCCAATCAATGGAATATATATGCTTCATATCTTCCATTATACGAGCTAGCTTTTTTATTGCTCCTTCAATCACTTCAACGCCGGCACATCCTGGATAATCCCTAAGAGCGCGCATCAATACAATCCGGGAATTGGCAATTTTCCCAACAACTATCGATCGAGCCAACTCACCTGTCGTTTGCTGGTCATCGGCCTTCCGATATTGTGCCCTGCGAAGGAGAACATTTCCTGAAACCGGTCCTTCTACACGTGCCATAAAACGTCCGTTTTCTGTAAAAAATGCTAAAGATACGTTTCGTTCACCGCATAACCCCATTATAAACGGACTGCAAGAAACTTGCCCAAAACATACAATACTGCCCAAGTTGTGAATCGGTATTCTGAGTTTTGTCTCATTTTCTACTTTTACATGTACTGTATCACCTTCTTTCGATAAATAAGCACCCTGTGAAGTAACATATAATGTATTTAATAATCGTTTCATAACACAACGTCCTCTCCGCCGCTCACTTCTTTGATGATTTGCAGTATATAAGCCTTAGCGCTTTTCCCGGAGCCAGCCGTTTTAGGGAGACATAGCTTTAACAGCGAACAGCTTAAACATTTTTTTTCAAACTGTGCTTCCGGTGTTTTTTGTTCAATCGTCATTCGGTGTAAATCAACTGCAGCTTCTTCGGTTCTTTCGCGTAAGCGTTTGGTAAAATCAATTGCGCTGCGGCGTCTGGGCTTGCCGTAAAACAAGGCACCGCGAGGGATTGATACAGCCAACATTTCTTCTAAACACATCGCCTGAGCACATAGCTGTATCTCATCACAAATGTCAGTTTTAGGTTTACCGTGCTTGTACTCTACTGGCATTGGTCTCCATAAACCTTCTTGACCCTTAATAGAGACCCCTTCCAGGGTTTCTTTATTACTTATCCTAATAAATTCAACTACATCCGCTTTACCAACCAAGCCATATTTATATGACCTGATATGTAATCCCCTTACAGTAATGACATCGCCTCGGACCTCCCGCTCTATCTCATCTGTTTTTTCGTGCATCTGCTTTCCTTCAATTGTAAGGACATTTTCCTCCCAAACCTGTTCCAAATGAATCAGAGCCCACTGCCGTTTGCAAAAAACAAGGTGCTGCAGCGCGGAAACTGGGAGCAATTCGTCTTCAGTATACATACTATTTATATTACTTCCTTTAAAGCAATTTTTTCAGGCCAGTTATCCTTGTTCATGATAACTTCGTAATCTTGAAAAGAACGCGGAGGCGAATTTTTATCTACTTGTTTTATAATAAGCCTCTCAAAAAGCTTATGTGCTGGTGCGGCTCCAAGCCCCTTCTCATCGTTGTGAGTAAAGATGTAAAGACCGCGACAAACCATTTCGCCGCGAGACGCGGAACGATCATATTCAAACATATTTCGCAGCGCATCCCAGAGAATTTTAAGATCTTCTTCGGATACAGGATTTCCATCACCGCAAAGTTTTTCAGCCAATTTGGGGTTATAAAACCCGTGCGCCCTATACAGACCATAAGGAATTATTGCCTTTCTTCCCATTTCTGTCTGTTTTTTCTTTTTATCCGCTTCGCGCGTTATAGCAATCCTGGTAATGCTCACATCCATTGGCAGAATAGGAGAAATGGATTTGGCAAAAGTAAGCTGAACAGGGCCCCTAACCTGGCCGGCATTGGTTCCAGCAGTCAAGACAGCTCCAAACATACGTATATCGTAATACTGTTTGACAAGCACTTCCTTAATTGCGTCTCTGTCTTTTTGCGTAAGTTTTTTCTTTATATTTTTCTGGGCTGCCACAAGGTCTTTCGAAAGCTGAACAATCTTACTATTCAATTTTTCAGGAATCTCTATGTTTTCTTTCAAGTTTTCAATTATCTCGCTATAATTTTTAAACTCATGTGTGTACTTAACTTTTCTGGTTTCCAAATCCACATCAAACACGTCAGCAGCTTTATACGCCAACCAATCAAGCAGTTCGTCGTCGCTAACCGCAACTTCCGGGAAATCAAATCCTTCGTCTTTCATAGCCTTATAATATAGAGTGTTTAATGCTGACTTGCTTTGAATATATATTTCTTTTTCATAAGCCATTGCCGCGTAATCACGTATTTTTCTTTTCAAGGCAACATCAGTCACAAAACCGTAATTTGTTTCAGGATCTATACGGGGCATATTGCCCGCATCGGGGTCGCCATTTGG
It includes:
- the cas2 gene encoding CRISPR-associated endonuclease Cas2, yielding MMVLITYDVNTVTAAGRKRLRNVAKQCENYGQRVQNSVFECLVEPAQFVVLKNQLENIIDKELDSLRFYFLGANWKRRVEHIGAKISYDPEGFLNV
- the cas4 gene encoding CRISPR-associated protein Cas4 gives rise to the protein MYTEDELLPVSALQHLVFCKRQWALIHLEQVWEENVLTIEGKQMHEKTDEIEREVRGDVITVRGLHIRSYKYGLVGKADVVEFIRISNKETLEGVSIKGQEGLWRPMPVEYKHGKPKTDICDEIQLCAQAMCLEEMLAVSIPRGALFYGKPRRRSAIDFTKRLRERTEEAAVDLHRMTIEQKTPEAQFEKKCLSCSLLKLCLPKTAGSGKSAKAYILQIIKEVSGGEDVVL
- the cas1c gene encoding type I-C CRISPR-associated endonuclease Cas1c is translated as MKRLLNTLYVTSQGAYLSKEGDTVHVKVENETKLRIPIHNLGSIVCFGQVSCSPFIMGLCGERNVSLAFFTENGRFMARVEGPVSGNVLLRRAQYRKADDQQTTGELARSIVVGKIANSRIVLMRALRDYPGCAGVEVIEGAIKKLARIMEDMKHIYSIDWVRGKEGEAARIYFEAFDYLITGQKDEFYFKERTRRPPLDNMNALLSFLYTLLTHDVASALEGVGLDPAVGFLHRDRPGRPGLALDLMEELRPILADRLALTLVNRRQVKGKGFIKRETGAVVMDDATRKEVLNAYQIRKRDEITHAFLDEKISLGLVPHVQAMLLARYFRGDLDGYPPFRWR
- the cas7c gene encoding type I-C CRISPR-associated protein Cas7/Csd2, yielding MELYLDPNKRHDFILLFDVTNGNPNGDPDAGNMPRIDPETNYGFVTDVALKRKIRDYAAMAYEKEIYIQSKSALNTLYYKAMKDEGFDFPEVAVSDDELLDWLAYKAADVFDVDLETRKVKYTHEFKNYSEIIENLKENIEIPEKLNSKIVQLSKDLVAAQKNIKKKLTQKDRDAIKEVLVKQYYDIRMFGAVLTAGTNAGQVRGPVQLTFAKSISPILPMDVSITRIAITREADKKKKQTEMGRKAIIPYGLYRAHGFYNPKLAEKLCGDGNPVSEEDLKILWDALRNMFEYDRSASRGEMVCRGLYIFTHNDEKGLGAAPAHKLFERLIIKQVDKNSPPRSFQDYEVIMNKDNWPEKIALKEVI